In one window of Thermodesulfobacteriota bacterium DNA:
- a CDS encoding Hsp20/alpha crystallin family protein produces the protein MADLRKWEPLREIQNIQKDMDDLFTRFFGGFTPRGLFRREFRGEWYPLVDSYMKDNTFVVRADIPGVDPKDVEISVTGNVLTIKGERKAEVEEKKEGYLFHETTLGSFERSITLPEGVETAKIHAGYRNGVIEITMPAKAEALPRKVKIEVEEGKKAA, from the coding sequence ATGGCAGACCTGAGGAAATGGGAGCCTTTAAGGGAGATTCAGAACATCCAGAAGGACATGGACGACCTCTTCACGAGGTTCTTCGGCGGGTTTACGCCCAGGGGCCTTTTCAGGAGGGAGTTCAGGGGCGAATGGTATCCACTCGTTGACAGCTACATGAAGGACAACACCTTTGTTGTCCGCGCCGACATACCCGGTGTGGACCCAAAGGACGTCGAAATCTCGGTAACCGGCAACGTCCTTACGATCAAGGGCGAGAGGAAGGCCGAGGTCGAGGAGAAGAAAGAGGGTTACCTCTTCCATGAGACCACGCTCGGCTCATTCGAGAGGTCGATCACGCTTCCCGAGGGCGTAGAGACCGCGAAGATACACGCGGGCTACAGGAACGGCGTCATCGAGATAACCATGCCTGCAAAGGCAGAGGCCCTTCCGAGAAAGGTAAAGATAGAGGTCGAGGAAGGCAAGAAAGCAGCCTGA
- a CDS encoding SDR family oxidoreductase — protein sequence MKRILVTGGAGFIGSHLCERLLKDGHEVICLDNFFTGRKENISHLIGNPGFEIIRHDVIEPVLLEVDEIYNLACPASPVHYQYNPVKTIKTNIMGALNMLGLAKRVRARILQASTSEVYGDPKVHPQPESYWGNANPIGFRACYDEGKRCAESLMFAYHRQNGVDIRVVRIFNTYGPRMLENDGRVVSNFIVQALRGMDMTVYGDGSQTRSFCYVDDLVDGLIKMMENDGVAGPVNLGNPGEFTVLELANMVKRLTSSSSSIVYKELPPDDPVQRRPDITLARESLGWRPLVGLEEGLLKSIEYFRSRISPASGLSSL from the coding sequence TTGAAAAGGATACTCGTTACCGGCGGCGCCGGGTTCATAGGCTCGCACCTCTGCGAGCGGCTCCTCAAGGACGGACACGAGGTCATCTGCCTCGATAACTTCTTCACGGGCAGGAAGGAGAACATCTCGCACCTCATAGGCAATCCCGGTTTCGAGATCATCCGGCACGACGTAATCGAGCCCGTTCTCCTTGAGGTGGACGAGATATACAACCTCGCCTGCCCGGCCTCCCCGGTCCATTACCAGTACAACCCCGTAAAGACGATAAAGACCAACATAATGGGCGCCCTCAACATGCTGGGCCTCGCGAAAAGGGTGAGGGCAAGGATACTCCAGGCGTCGACCTCAGAGGTCTACGGCGACCCCAAGGTGCATCCCCAGCCCGAGAGCTACTGGGGGAACGCGAACCCCATTGGTTTCAGGGCCTGCTATGACGAGGGCAAAAGGTGCGCCGAATCGCTCATGTTCGCGTACCACAGGCAGAACGGCGTGGACATACGCGTCGTCAGGATATTCAACACTTACGGCCCCAGGATGCTGGAGAACGACGGCAGGGTCGTAAGCAACTTCATCGTGCAGGCCCTCCGGGGCATGGACATGACCGTCTACGGCGACGGGTCGCAGACGCGCTCATTCTGCTATGTCGACGACCTGGTGGACGGGCTCATAAAGATGATGGAGAACGACGGCGTAGCGGGGCCGGTGAACCTCGGAAACCCCGGAGAGTTCACGGTCCTGGAGCTCGCCAACATGGTAAAGAGGCTTACTTCGAGCAGCTCCAGCATAGTCTACAAGGAGCTTCCGCCCGACGACCCGGTCCAGAGGAGGCCCGACATCACGCTTGCAAGGGAGTCCCTCGGCTGGCGGCCTCTTGTCGGCCTCGAAGAGGGCCTTCTTAAATCCATCGAATACTTCAGGTCAAGGATAAGCCCCGCATCAGGACTCTCCTCGCTTTAG
- a CDS encoding Ni/Fe hydrogenase subunit alpha, translating into MKRDLNIKIHEITRVEGHGNIVIDVKKGEIKELKLEIIESPRFFEMMLRGRRYDEAQHIMARICGICAVSHTSAALRAIEDAMDIKVSRQATLLRKLAFDGEMLQSHILHIFFLVLPDLAGVGSIVPLLASHPEMAKTGLELKRLANEICETVGGRHIHPISLFPGGVVFTPKPADLKKLKRELEASFTGLEAALEFLADSELPDFSLEREFISLKSKGEYAFYSGEPVSSLGKEIDPKGFTEEVKEYVVEHSSAKHARSSKGTYMVGALARVNNNRRQLGPKAKDALKASGMKLPCYNPFMNNMAQLIECFHATEEAIGFIDELLELGPKPEPLARPRGHGRGVGIVEAPRGTLYHEYEINRDGIIESSVCIIPTAQNLRSIEDDLRAFVPTVLDRPKAEIAKGVETLVRAYDPCISCSAHIMDVSFLD; encoded by the coding sequence ATGAAAAGAGACCTCAACATAAAAATACACGAGATAACCAGGGTCGAGGGGCACGGCAACATAGTCATTGACGTGAAAAAGGGCGAGATCAAGGAATTGAAGCTCGAGATTATCGAGTCGCCGAGGTTCTTCGAGATGATGCTCCGCGGCAGGCGCTATGACGAGGCGCAGCACATAATGGCCCGCATCTGCGGCATCTGCGCCGTGAGCCACACCTCGGCGGCGCTTCGCGCCATTGAGGACGCCATGGACATAAAGGTATCCAGGCAGGCCACGCTCTTGAGGAAGCTCGCATTCGACGGCGAGATGCTCCAGAGCCACATACTCCACATATTCTTCCTGGTGCTTCCGGACCTCGCGGGGGTCGGCTCGATAGTGCCTCTCCTCGCCTCGCACCCGGAGATGGCAAAGACCGGCCTTGAGCTCAAGAGGCTCGCGAACGAGATATGCGAGACGGTAGGGGGCCGCCACATACACCCAATATCGCTTTTCCCCGGCGGCGTGGTGTTTACGCCCAAGCCTGCGGATCTCAAGAAGCTAAAGAGGGAGCTCGAGGCCTCTTTCACCGGCCTCGAGGCCGCGCTCGAATTCCTCGCGGACTCGGAGCTCCCGGACTTTTCGCTCGAGCGGGAGTTCATCTCCCTTAAATCAAAAGGAGAGTACGCCTTCTACTCCGGTGAGCCCGTCTCGAGCCTCGGGAAGGAAATAGACCCCAAGGGCTTCACCGAAGAGGTTAAAGAGTACGTTGTCGAGCACTCGAGCGCAAAGCACGCGCGCTCTTCAAAGGGCACTTACATGGTCGGCGCGCTTGCGAGGGTAAACAACAACAGGCGCCAGCTCGGGCCGAAAGCAAAAGACGCGCTCAAGGCCTCCGGGATGAAACTCCCTTGCTACAACCCCTTCATGAACAACATGGCGCAGCTCATAGAATGCTTCCATGCAACCGAAGAGGCCATAGGCTTCATAGACGAGCTCTTGGAGCTCGGGCCTAAACCGGAGCCGCTCGCAAGGCCCAGGGGCCACGGCAGGGGCGTGGGCATCGTCGAGGCGCCCAGGGGCACGCTCTACCACGAATACGAGATAAACAGGGACGGGATAATCGAGAGCTCGGTCTGCATAATCCCCACGGCGCAAAACCTGCGCTCAATAGAGGACGATTTGCGGGCTTTCGTGCCGACTGTGCTTGACCGGCCCAAGGCGGAGATAGCCAAAGGTGTAGAGACCCTTGTAAGGGCCTACGACCCGTGCATATCCTGCTCCGCTCATATAATGGACGTAAGCTTCCTGGACTAA
- a CDS encoding cytochrome b/b6 domain-containing protein, with amino-acid sequence MRFRQVAVWPRGLRVIHWINAFSVLILMPLGAFLFFAEYLDLSDRAFGSVLSVHVTAGAVLTLGVVARVIFLFAGPPAARWKDVLPHTREQFALLSATLKYYLSGFKGKAPLYLTHNPVAGALDTALFIVFLSQATTGLSMFFFHSAEHGHNHNHNHALEGAAAWPPEWFEGLHVAGAAFIVVFALAHFTALAWHDIFERRGLVSSMISGRKFYSEEEIQELKARLDRKGLKPEDK; translated from the coding sequence ATGAGGTTTCGCCAGGTCGCCGTCTGGCCCAGGGGACTGAGGGTCATTCACTGGATAAACGCCTTCTCGGTGCTTATCCTCATGCCGCTCGGCGCGTTCCTCTTTTTCGCCGAATACCTGGACCTTTCCGACCGGGCCTTCGGCTCCGTGCTGAGCGTCCATGTTACAGCCGGGGCTGTATTGACATTAGGGGTCGTTGCAAGGGTAATATTCCTCTTTGCAGGCCCCCCGGCGGCAAGGTGGAAGGACGTCCTCCCGCATACAAGGGAGCAGTTCGCGCTTCTTTCAGCCACCCTCAAATATTACCTTTCGGGCTTCAAGGGCAAGGCCCCGCTCTATCTTACCCACAACCCGGTGGCCGGGGCATTGGATACGGCGCTCTTCATCGTATTCCTATCGCAGGCGACGACGGGCCTCTCCATGTTTTTCTTCCATTCCGCGGAGCACGGGCACAACCATAACCACAACCATGCCCTTGAAGGCGCTGCCGCTTGGCCCCCTGAGTGGTTCGAGGGCCTTCATGTGGCCGGGGCGGCCTTCATAGTCGTCTTCGCCCTGGCCCACTTCACCGCGCTCGCCTGGCACGACATATTCGAGAGGAGGGGCCTCGTCTCGAGCATGATAAGCGGCAGGAAGTTCTATTCCGAGGAGGAGATACAGGAGCTCAAGGCCCGCCTCGACAGAAAGGGGCTTAAGCCCGAGGACAAGTAG
- a CDS encoding AEC family transporter, which produces MEIVKVLSIVFPVFSIIGIGYLFASFRKISLEPIIDMLLYLTIPALVISSLSHKKLVIADLAVVSFSALVVVLGTGALAFLYLKAIKREDLRGFYLPAMFMNSGNMSFPLALLAFGPEGLSIAILYYIAISVLVYSLGIYIAKGRGGLSEMFRLPLIYSAVLAIALNIGEVRIPEPLLITFDMLGAATIPIMQVALGYRLYSARLAYPGISLAGTAIRIGGGIAVAWGVVSLFGIEGLNQKIILLSSGMPAAVINFVVSHRYQVNSDLVASTVALSTFASIFTTPVLLLWIM; this is translated from the coding sequence ATGGAAATAGTAAAGGTCCTCTCCATTGTATTCCCGGTCTTCAGCATCATAGGCATCGGGTACCTCTTCGCGAGCTTCAGGAAGATAAGCCTCGAGCCTATAATAGACATGCTCCTCTATCTCACCATCCCGGCCCTGGTAATTTCGTCCCTCTCGCACAAGAAGCTTGTCATTGCCGACCTTGCGGTCGTCTCGTTCTCGGCGCTCGTCGTGGTATTGGGCACAGGGGCGCTCGCCTTCCTGTATCTCAAGGCAATAAAAAGGGAAGACCTCAGGGGCTTTTATCTCCCGGCCATGTTCATGAACTCGGGGAACATGTCCTTCCCTCTCGCTCTACTGGCCTTCGGGCCAGAGGGGCTTTCAATCGCGATACTCTACTACATCGCCATCAGCGTGCTCGTCTACTCGCTCGGGATATACATAGCGAAAGGCAGGGGCGGGCTTTCCGAGATGTTCAGGCTCCCGCTAATCTACTCGGCGGTCCTGGCCATAGCCCTTAACATCGGGGAGGTGAGGATACCGGAGCCGCTCCTGATTACATTCGACATGCTCGGCGCGGCGACCATACCCATAATGCAGGTAGCCCTCGGGTACCGGCTCTATTCGGCCAGGCTCGCCTATCCCGGAATTTCACTTGCCGGGACGGCCATAAGGATAGGAGGCGGTATTGCGGTCGCTTGGGGTGTCGTGAGCCTTTTCGGCATAGAGGGGCTCAATCAGAAGATCATACTCCTCTCCTCCGGCATGCCCGCGGCGGTCATAAACTTCGTCGTAAGCCACAGGTACCAGGTGAATAGCGACCTCGTGGCCTCGACCGTCGCCCTCTCTACATTCGCAAGCATCTTCACGACGCCGGTATTGCTACTCTGGATAATGTAG
- a CDS encoding NADH:ubiquinone oxidoreductase → MESQEKPRVAFFSFTCCEGCQLMVLSCEKELPEILKHIKIVNFREAMTEKSDDYDIAFVEGSISRRDEIRKIKKIRKQAKVVVALGACSSTGGLNCLKNRYQMEEVKEAVYGKKAAAHYKLIDTIPARPIDDVVEVDYYLHGCPISKKEFLSFLTALLMGKNPDIVNHPVCVDCKMAGNICVFEKGGHCLGPVSRGGCDAICVTYGTWCWGCRGPVDNPNIDSHRETLERYGLTAEAVISRFALYGQCRQGKKC, encoded by the coding sequence ATGGAATCACAGGAAAAACCCAGGGTCGCGTTCTTCTCGTTCACCTGCTGTGAGGGCTGCCAGCTCATGGTGCTTAGCTGTGAAAAGGAGCTGCCTGAAATACTCAAGCACATAAAGATTGTGAATTTCAGGGAGGCCATGACAGAGAAGTCCGACGACTACGATATCGCCTTTGTCGAGGGCTCCATAAGCAGGCGCGACGAGATACGGAAAATCAAAAAGATAAGGAAGCAGGCCAAGGTCGTCGTGGCGCTCGGGGCCTGCTCGTCTACAGGCGGCCTCAACTGCCTCAAGAACCGCTACCAGATGGAAGAGGTGAAGGAAGCGGTCTATGGGAAAAAGGCGGCGGCCCACTATAAGCTCATCGACACTATACCCGCACGCCCCATAGACGATGTCGTTGAGGTAGACTACTACCTCCACGGCTGCCCCATTTCGAAAAAGGAGTTCCTCTCCTTCCTTACGGCCCTCCTTATGGGCAAGAATCCCGATATCGTAAACCACCCCGTATGCGTGGACTGCAAGATGGCCGGCAACATCTGCGTCTTCGAGAAGGGCGGACACTGCCTGGGCCCGGTCTCAAGGGGCGGCTGCGACGCCATATGCGTCACCTACGGCACATGGTGCTGGGGGTGCAGGGGGCCGGTGGACAACCCGAATATCGACTCCCACCGGGAGACGCTCGAAAGATACGGGCTTACCGCCGAGGCGGTCATAAGCAGGTTCGCGCTATACGGGCAATGCAGGCAGGGGAAGAAGTGCTGA
- a CDS encoding rubrerythrin family protein: MKSIKGTKTEKNLLAAFSGESQARNRYTYFASQAKKEGYEQIAWLFTETADNEKEHAKRLFKFLEGGDVEVVAAFPAGVIGDTATNLKAAAEGENHEHEVMYPEFAKTALEEGFPLVASVFRAIAVAEKQHERRYLGLLENIEKGRVFKRDASVKWRCRNCGYIHESPGAPSKCPACDHPQAHFELLEENW, from the coding sequence ATGAAGAGCATAAAGGGTACGAAAACAGAAAAGAACCTGCTCGCGGCCTTCTCGGGGGAATCGCAGGCAAGGAACAGGTATACCTACTTCGCTTCGCAGGCTAAGAAGGAAGGGTATGAGCAGATTGCGTGGCTATTTACAGAGACCGCCGACAACGAAAAGGAGCACGCGAAGAGGCTTTTCAAGTTCCTTGAAGGAGGGGACGTGGAGGTCGTCGCAGCTTTCCCGGCTGGCGTGATAGGCGACACCGCTACGAACCTCAAGGCCGCCGCAGAGGGCGAGAACCACGAGCACGAGGTAATGTACCCGGAGTTCGCGAAGACGGCCCTTGAAGAGGGCTTTCCGCTCGTGGCCTCGGTCTTCAGGGCCATAGCCGTTGCCGAGAAGCAGCACGAGAGGCGCTACCTGGGCCTACTTGAGAATATCGAGAAGGGCCGAGTATTCAAGCGCGACGCGTCTGTCAAATGGAGATGCCGGAACTGCGGCTACATACACGAATCGCCCGGTGCGCCTTCGAAGTGCCCCGCCTGCGACCATCCGCAGGCGCATTTCGAGCTGCTGGAAGAGAACTGGTAA
- a CDS encoding mechanosensitive ion channel family protein, which translates to MLDSLLHETFFGNTVLTYIAVAGAILLGLFIVRIGAAITKKALHNIISRTDSRLDDFLINVLHRNVTPLLYYGVFYIATRSLALPAAIARSLEVIGVILLTFLSIRLIGSVVVHAFESFWLKDLGPEKQRSFKGLVPALKVVIWGIGIVFLLDNLGFEISAVIAGLGIGGIAVALAAQSVLGDLFSYFSILMDRPFETGDFIIIGPEHLGTVEHIGIKTTRIRSLSGEQIILSNSDLTNSRIRNFKRMERRRVVFKIGVTYQTPPEKLKAIPETVRDIINGTESAVFDRSHFSSYGDFSLNFETVYYVQSSDFNKYMDIHQAINLAIYEKFGEMGIEFAYPTQTLYIENSNPPARPAFS; encoded by the coding sequence ATGCTAGACAGCCTTCTTCATGAGACATTCTTCGGGAATACCGTCCTCACATACATCGCCGTGGCGGGCGCGATCCTCCTCGGCCTCTTTATAGTAAGGATAGGCGCAGCAATCACGAAGAAAGCCCTTCACAACATTATTTCGAGGACGGACTCCAGGCTCGACGACTTTCTTATAAACGTGCTCCACAGGAACGTCACTCCGCTCCTGTATTACGGCGTGTTCTACATCGCCACCCGGAGCCTCGCGCTCCCCGCCGCCATAGCAAGGTCGCTTGAAGTAATCGGGGTCATACTCCTTACCTTCCTCAGCATCCGCCTGATCGGATCTGTGGTGGTGCACGCGTTCGAGTCCTTCTGGCTCAAAGACCTCGGCCCCGAGAAGCAGCGGAGCTTCAAGGGGCTTGTCCCGGCGCTCAAGGTCGTCATATGGGGCATCGGTATAGTCTTCCTACTCGACAACCTCGGCTTCGAGATCTCGGCCGTCATAGCCGGGCTCGGCATCGGCGGCATAGCCGTGGCCCTGGCCGCGCAGTCGGTCCTCGGAGACCTCTTCAGCTACTTCTCGATACTCATGGACCGCCCCTTTGAGACAGGCGACTTCATTATCATCGGGCCCGAGCACCTCGGCACAGTCGAGCACATAGGCATAAAGACGACCCGGATAAGGAGCCTGAGCGGCGAGCAGATAATACTCTCGAATTCCGACCTCACGAACTCGCGCATAAGGAATTTCAAGCGGATGGAAAGGAGGAGGGTCGTTTTCAAAATCGGGGTCACTTACCAGACCCCACCGGAAAAGCTCAAGGCCATACCCGAGACCGTCAGGGACATCATCAACGGCACCGAAAGCGCCGTCTTCGACAGGTCGCATTTTTCGAGCTATGGCGACTTCAGCCTGAACTTCGAGACCGTATACTACGTGCAGTCGAGCGACTTCAACAAGTATATGGACATACACCAGGCCATAAACCTGGCCATCTACGAGAAATTCGGGGAAATGGGCATTGAGTTCGCGTACCCGACCCAGACCCTGTACATCGAAAATTCCAATCCGCCGGCCCGGCCCGCGTTCAGCTGA
- a CDS encoding DUF488 family protein, translating into MKKKLSVKTGSIYDRGEEADGLRVLVTRYWPRGVKKERADLWIRGLGPSPELIRDWKKGALEWDAFRERYEKEFRDEGKEKLLLELRKAVIESGKKEAILLCTCRDEAYCHRAILKEKIEKGEG; encoded by the coding sequence TTGAAAAAGAAGCTTTCCGTAAAGACCGGGAGCATTTACGATAGAGGAGAAGAGGCCGACGGCCTCAGGGTGCTGGTCACGAGATACTGGCCGCGCGGCGTTAAAAAGGAGAGGGCCGACCTCTGGATACGGGGGCTCGGGCCCTCGCCGGAGCTCATAAGGGACTGGAAAAAGGGCGCGCTCGAATGGGACGCGTTCAGGGAAAGATATGAGAAGGAGTTCAGGGACGAGGGCAAGGAGAAGCTCCTCCTTGAGCTAAGGAAGGCCGTCATCGAGAGCGGAAAGAAAGAGGCGATTCTCCTTTGCACGTGCAGGGACGAGGCGTACTGCCACAGGGCCATATTGAAGGAGAAGATAGAGAAGGGCGAAGGCTGA
- a CDS encoding DegT/DnrJ/EryC1/StrS family aminotransferase, with protein MKVQLLDLAAQYRRIRKEVLREITAVCDSQHYVLGKHVSGLESEIAAYCGAKFAVGVASGTEALLLALMAAGVKAGDRVATTPFTFFATAGSIARLGAIPVFVDIDPETYNIDTGKFESLLKKRGKGIKAVIPVHLYGQCADMAPIMKAARKHGVAVIEDAAQSIGAEYKGKRAGSIGHMGCLSFYPTKNLGCFGDGGMVTTNDAKLAERLKMLRVHGSRVRYYHDEVGLNSRLDEIQAAVLRVKLRHLDSWAEGRVRNAERYDSLFGKASIKGVSSTPVIQDGNRSVYNQYVIRVEKRDALRAHLSAAGIGSEIYYPLPLHLQKCFKGLGYGKGDFPVSEAAAKEVLALPIYPELTLSQQKHVVAAIAGFYGQGKS; from the coding sequence AGTACCGCAGGATAAGGAAAGAGGTGCTTCGGGAAATAACGGCAGTCTGCGATTCGCAGCATTACGTGCTCGGGAAGCATGTCTCGGGGCTTGAATCGGAGATAGCCGCGTACTGCGGCGCGAAGTTCGCGGTGGGTGTCGCGTCCGGGACAGAGGCGCTCCTTCTGGCCCTGATGGCAGCCGGAGTAAAGGCGGGCGACCGGGTCGCCACGACGCCGTTCACCTTTTTCGCGACCGCAGGGTCTATAGCCCGGCTCGGAGCCATTCCGGTCTTCGTGGACATAGACCCCGAGACCTACAATATCGATACAGGGAAGTTCGAGTCGCTCCTTAAGAAGCGCGGCAAGGGCATAAAGGCCGTAATACCGGTACATCTCTACGGCCAGTGCGCGGACATGGCCCCCATAATGAAGGCCGCCAGAAAGCACGGCGTGGCTGTAATAGAGGACGCCGCGCAGTCAATTGGCGCGGAATACAAGGGAAAGAGGGCGGGCTCAATAGGCCACATGGGATGCCTCTCCTTCTATCCCACGAAGAACCTCGGGTGCTTTGGAGACGGCGGCATGGTCACGACGAACGACGCGAAGCTCGCGGAGCGGCTCAAGATGCTCAGGGTCCACGGGAGCCGAGTCAGGTACTATCACGACGAAGTCGGCCTCAATAGCAGGCTCGACGAGATACAGGCCGCGGTCCTCCGTGTGAAACTCAGGCACCTTGATTCGTGGGCCGAGGGGAGGGTAAGGAACGCGGAGCGCTATGACAGCCTCTTCGGAAAGGCCTCGATAAAAGGCGTGTCGAGCACGCCTGTCATCCAGGACGGGAACCGTTCTGTCTACAACCAGTATGTTATAAGGGTTGAGAAAAGAGACGCGCTCAGGGCACATCTTTCCGCCGCGGGCATAGGGAGCGAGATATACTACCCGCTCCCGCTCCATCTCCAGAAGTGCTTCAAGGGGCTCGGGTACGGTAAAGGCGATTTCCCGGTGTCCGAGGCGGCGGCAAAAGAGGTGCTTGCGCTCCCCATATACCCAGAGCTTACGCTCTCTCAGCAGAAGCATGTAGTTGCCGCGATAGCCGGGTTTTACGGACAGGGGAAATCGTAA
- a CDS encoding YdcF family protein encodes MKRLKKSARILFFLSAAVLLVIMFTPVPNMLARPLVLSGPAPSGAGLIAVLGGGAYPNGALGSSSNERLIKGVLHYKRGHAGKIVFTGGMVEGALGKLGNTVLGARPAEPLPEASIMGDIAREFGIPPEDLAIDRGSLNTYENLMFVKAYMEENGLKTVMIVTSPTHMKRASLVAQKLGLAYIPAPVEDNTPYRTSAIDRLALTREVMWEYLGIALYRAKGYI; translated from the coding sequence GTGAAAAGATTAAAAAAATCAGCCAGGATACTCTTCTTCCTTTCCGCCGCCGTCCTCCTTGTAATCATGTTCACGCCGGTCCCGAACATGCTTGCAAGGCCCCTTGTCTTAAGCGGGCCCGCGCCCTCCGGGGCCGGTCTTATTGCCGTCCTTGGCGGGGGCGCGTACCCGAACGGCGCCCTCGGCTCGTCCTCCAACGAGAGGCTTATAAAAGGGGTCCTACACTATAAGCGGGGCCACGCCGGGAAGATAGTCTTTACCGGCGGCATGGTTGAGGGCGCCTTGGGGAAGCTCGGGAACACGGTACTCGGGGCGCGCCCCGCAGAGCCCCTGCCGGAAGCATCCATCATGGGCGATATAGCCCGCGAATTCGGCATACCCCCGGAAGACCTGGCAATCGACCGGGGCTCGTTAAACACCTACGAGAACCTGATGTTCGTAAAGGCCTACATGGAGGAAAATGGGCTCAAGACAGTCATGATAGTCACCTCGCCGACTCACATGAAAAGGGCTTCGCTCGTCGCTCAGAAGCTCGGGCTCGCATATATCCCGGCGCCCGTAGAGGACAACACCCCCTATCGCACCTCGGCTATAGACAGGCTGGCGCTTACGCGGGAGGTGATGTGGGAGTATCTGGGGATTGCGCTCTACAGGGCCAAGGGGTATATCTGA